Proteins encoded within one genomic window of Bradyrhizobium sp. 186:
- a CDS encoding xanthine dehydrogenase family protein molybdopterin-binding subunit yields MNAYIGTPTSRVDGRAKVTGAAKYAGEFPADGLVHGFVVEATISRGRIARIDTSAALRVKSVLDVLTHANRPPLADKDEAWKDEVAPEGSPFRPLYDDTIKFNGQPIALVVAEDWETAKFAATLVRVEYEQQEFVTDLESEHGRAAEMDKPHKPRGDAAGALAGAAVRHEADYVIPTEHHNPMELYATTAVWDSNGKLTVYDKTQGVQNVHKFLCGVFDKKPDDIRVVSPYVGGAFGSGLRPQYQVVLATLGAIALKRPVRVVLTRRQMYGLGYRPMTIERVGLGAKPDGTLDAATHEATAITSRYEDFSRNDAGWADQLYRSPNTRFTHKLVRLDLPTPCDMRAPGAASGVCALECAMDELAVALKLDPVELRLKCYSDRDQSENLPYTSKQLRECYARGADAFGWSRRNPAPRSMCDGKELVGWGMATGVWEALQMPVAVRIVLTSNGHAEVSCAASDIGTGTYTIVAQVAADALGLPIENISVRLADSTLPQAPVEGGSWMAASSAHAVLAAAEEVRKELVRLAKKMHGSPLGDAEAADTVLIDGSIARTSDNSRAVSIADAMRHGNVERIEKEKLNQFDEDKKHARNTHSAVFAEVKVDEQLGVIRVTRMVSAVAAGRILNTKTGRSQIMGGVVWGIGMALHEETVMDHRFGRIMNANIAEYHIPVNADVHDIDVIFVDEPDAHINALGVKGLGEIGIVGVPAAIANAVYHATGKRIRRFPITLDKLLD; encoded by the coding sequence ATGAACGCCTATATCGGAACGCCAACGTCGCGCGTCGACGGACGGGCCAAGGTCACCGGAGCCGCCAAATATGCCGGCGAATTCCCGGCCGACGGGCTGGTTCATGGTTTCGTCGTCGAGGCCACCATTTCTCGCGGACGCATTGCCCGCATCGACACCAGCGCAGCGCTGAGGGTGAAGAGCGTGCTCGACGTGCTCACGCACGCGAACCGCCCACCGCTCGCCGACAAAGACGAGGCCTGGAAGGACGAGGTGGCCCCGGAGGGTTCGCCTTTCCGTCCACTCTACGACGACACGATCAAGTTCAACGGCCAGCCGATCGCATTGGTCGTGGCGGAGGACTGGGAAACCGCGAAATTCGCCGCAACGCTCGTGCGGGTCGAGTATGAGCAGCAGGAATTTGTAACCGATCTTGAATCGGAGCACGGCCGCGCCGCTGAAATGGACAAACCGCACAAGCCGCGCGGCGACGCCGCAGGAGCCCTTGCCGGAGCAGCCGTGCGCCACGAGGCGGACTACGTCATTCCAACCGAGCATCATAACCCGATGGAGCTCTATGCGACCACGGCGGTCTGGGACAGCAATGGCAAGCTCACGGTCTACGACAAGACGCAAGGCGTCCAGAACGTCCACAAATTTCTCTGCGGTGTGTTCGACAAGAAGCCGGATGACATCCGCGTGGTCTCGCCCTATGTCGGCGGCGCCTTCGGCTCCGGCCTGCGGCCGCAATATCAGGTGGTGCTGGCAACGCTTGGTGCGATCGCCCTGAAGCGGCCCGTTCGCGTCGTGCTGACGCGGCGGCAGATGTACGGGCTCGGCTACCGGCCGATGACGATCGAGCGGGTCGGGCTCGGCGCGAAGCCCGACGGCACGCTCGACGCCGCCACACACGAGGCCACCGCCATCACCTCACGCTACGAGGACTTTTCGCGTAACGACGCCGGCTGGGCCGACCAGCTCTATCGAAGCCCGAACACGCGTTTCACGCACAAGCTCGTCCGCCTCGACCTCCCCACCCCCTGCGACATGCGCGCGCCGGGGGCGGCTTCCGGCGTCTGCGCGCTCGAATGCGCCATGGACGAGCTGGCCGTCGCGCTCAAGCTGGACCCCGTCGAACTGCGGCTGAAGTGCTATTCGGATCGCGACCAGAGCGAAAACCTGCCCTACACCAGCAAGCAGCTGCGCGAATGCTATGCCCGCGGCGCGGACGCCTTCGGCTGGAGCAGACGCAATCCTGCGCCGCGCTCGATGTGCGACGGCAAGGAGCTGGTCGGCTGGGGCATGGCCACGGGCGTGTGGGAAGCGCTCCAGATGCCGGTCGCGGTCCGTATCGTGCTGACGTCGAACGGTCATGCCGAGGTGTCTTGCGCCGCGTCCGACATCGGCACCGGCACTTACACCATCGTGGCGCAGGTCGCGGCCGATGCGCTCGGCCTGCCGATCGAAAACATTAGCGTCCGGCTTGCCGATTCCACTCTGCCGCAGGCGCCGGTCGAAGGCGGCTCCTGGATGGCCGCATCGAGCGCTCATGCGGTGCTCGCAGCCGCCGAGGAGGTGCGCAAGGAACTCGTACGCCTGGCGAAGAAAATGCATGGCTCGCCACTTGGCGATGCCGAGGCGGCCGATACGGTCCTGATCGACGGCAGCATTGCCAGGACCAGCGACAACAGCCGCGCGGTCTCGATCGCCGACGCGATGCGCCACGGCAACGTCGAACGCATCGAGAAGGAAAAGCTCAACCAGTTCGATGAAGACAAGAAGCACGCGCGCAATACCCATTCCGCGGTGTTCGCCGAGGTGAAGGTGGACGAGCAGCTCGGCGTCATCCGCGTGACCCGGATGGTCAGTGCGGTCGCGGCCGGGCGAATCTTGAACACGAAGACTGGCCGCAGCCAGATCATGGGCGGCGTGGTCTGGGGAATCGGGATGGCCTTGCACGAGGAGACGGTGATGGACCACCGTTTCGGCAGGATCATGAACGCGAACATCGCCGAGTACCACATCCCCGTGAATGCCGACGTTCACGACATCGACGTGATCTTCGTCGACGAGCCGGACGCGCACATCAACGCGCTCGGCGTCAAGGGACTGGGCGAGATCGGCATCGTCGGCGTCCCCGCGGCGATCGCAAACGCCGTCTACCACGCCACCGGCAAACGCATCCGCCGCTTCCCGATCACGCTGGACAAGCTGCTGGACTGA
- a CDS encoding xanthine dehydrogenase family protein subunit M: MINFQYARAADVADAIRLLAANPDARLIAGGTNLIDLMKENVERPSRLIDISRLPLRKVEETADGGLRIGALVPNSDLAYHPLIEQRYPVLASAILAGASAQLRNMASVGGNLMQRTRCAYFYDTATPCNKRDPGNGCSAIDGLNRNHAILGTSASCIATNPSDMSVALAALGALVHIAGRSGERTIALTDFHRLPGDTPHVETNLGTGEIITAIELPPRGFAQNYSYLKIRDRLSYAFALVSVAAALELEGNTITEARVALGGVAHKPWRSLEAESALRGQAATVDHFSRAADLLLQGATARSHNGFKIELARRAIVRALTQAAGATPQSQAHKKIA, encoded by the coding sequence ATGATCAACTTCCAGTACGCGCGCGCCGCCGACGTCGCCGACGCGATCCGCTTGCTCGCCGCCAATCCCGACGCCAGGCTCATCGCCGGCGGTACCAATCTGATCGATCTGATGAAGGAGAATGTCGAACGTCCCTCCCGGCTGATCGACATTTCCCGCCTGCCGCTGCGCAAGGTCGAGGAGACCGCCGACGGCGGCCTGCGCATCGGTGCCTTGGTGCCGAACTCGGACCTCGCCTACCATCCGCTGATCGAGCAGCGTTATCCCGTGCTCGCCAGCGCCATCCTGGCCGGCGCCTCGGCCCAATTACGCAACATGGCCTCCGTCGGCGGCAATCTGATGCAGCGAACGCGTTGCGCCTATTTCTATGACACGGCCACGCCCTGCAACAAGCGAGATCCGGGCAACGGCTGCTCGGCGATCGACGGCCTCAACCGCAATCATGCGATCCTGGGTACGAGCGCCTCCTGCATCGCGACCAACCCGTCCGACATGAGCGTGGCGCTTGCCGCGCTCGGCGCGCTGGTGCACATCGCGGGCCGCTCCGGCGAGCGCACCATCGCTCTGACCGATTTCCATCGACTTCCCGGCGACACGCCTCATGTCGAAACCAATCTCGGCACCGGCGAAATCATCACGGCGATCGAACTGCCGCCGCGCGGCTTTGCCCAAAACTACAGCTATCTGAAGATCCGCGACCGGCTATCTTATGCCTTTGCCCTGGTCTCGGTCGCGGCCGCGCTCGAACTGGAGGGCAACACCATCACCGAGGCGCGCGTGGCGCTCGGCGGCGTGGCTCACAAGCCCTGGCGCAGCCTCGAAGCTGAATCAGCGTTGCGCGGCCAGGCGGCAACTGTGGATCATTTCTCGCGCGCTGCGGATCTGCTGCTACAGGGAGCAACGGCCCGTTCGCATAACGGCTTCAAGATCGAACTCGCGCGCCGCGCCATCGTGCGGGCGCTGACGCAGGCCGCAGGCGCCACGCCGCAATCGCAAGCCCACAAGAAGATCGCGTGA
- a CDS encoding (2Fe-2S)-binding protein: MADVTNQIPERIPIDLVVNGVRRTLDLVPWTTLLDALRDHLGLTGTKKGCDHGQCGACTVLVDGRRVNSCLTLAVMKHGAEITTVEGLAKDGTLHPLQQAFIDHDAFQCGYCTPGQICSAAGLLAEGRAGDADEIRELMSGNLCRCGAYPNIVAAIEQAMGRP, translated from the coding sequence ATGGCCGATGTCACAAATCAGATCCCCGAACGCATTCCGATCGATCTTGTCGTCAATGGCGTCAGGCGCACGCTCGACCTGGTGCCCTGGACCACGCTCCTGGACGCCCTGCGTGACCATCTTGGGCTGACCGGCACCAAGAAGGGCTGCGATCATGGTCAGTGCGGCGCTTGCACCGTGCTGGTGGATGGCCGGCGCGTCAATTCCTGCCTGACGCTCGCCGTCATGAAGCACGGCGCCGAGATCACGACGGTCGAAGGTCTTGCCAAGGATGGCACGCTGCATCCCCTGCAACAGGCCTTCATCGATCACGATGCCTTCCAGTGCGGCTATTGCACGCCGGGACAGATTTGTTCGGCGGCCGGCCTGCTCGCCGAAGGCCGCGCCGGGGATGCCGACGAGATCCGGGAGCTGATGAGCGGAAATCTCTGCCGCTGCGGCGCCTATCCGAACATCGTCGCCGCCATCGAGCAGGCAATGGGGCGGCCATGA
- a CDS encoding Lrp/AsnC family transcriptional regulator produces MALDRKDLAILAELTTNARASHTELANKVGLSSTALARRQKALEDDGYIQAYQAALDLAQFGLTTTVLVRIALESQSDEALKAFEAEVVKCPSVVRCFLMSGTDDYILIVLARDIQDFERIHRTELSRLPRVARVQSSFALRDVINRAVPTVVFGEAKR; encoded by the coding sequence TTGGCCCTCGACCGGAAAGATCTCGCCATCCTCGCGGAACTCACGACCAATGCGCGGGCCAGCCACACTGAGCTTGCCAACAAGGTCGGCCTGTCGAGCACGGCGCTGGCGCGGCGGCAGAAGGCGCTGGAGGACGACGGCTACATCCAGGCCTATCAGGCGGCGCTGGACCTCGCGCAGTTCGGCCTCACCACGACGGTGCTGGTCCGCATCGCGTTGGAAAGCCAAAGCGATGAGGCGCTGAAGGCATTCGAGGCGGAGGTGGTGAAATGCCCTTCCGTGGTGCGCTGCTTCCTGATGTCGGGCACCGACGACTACATCCTGATCGTGCTTGCCCGCGACATCCAGGATTTCGAGCGCATCCACCGCACCGAACTGTCGCGGCTGCCGCGGGTGGCGCGGGTGCAGTCGAGCTTCGCGCTGCGCGATGTCATCAACCGCGCCGTGCCGACCGTGGTGTTCGGCGAGGCGAAACGCTGA
- the ald gene encoding alanine dehydrogenase produces MRVGVPREIKEQEYRVGLTPGAVREYVAAGHQVTVETGAGSGIGAPDEVYRRAGAAIAGNASDVFAESDMIVKVKEPQKSEWAQLRESQILFTYLHLAPDPEQAKGLLASGCTAIAYETVTDAKGQLPLLAPMSEVAGRLAIEAAGAALRRSAGGRGLLLGGVPGVQPARVVVLGGGVVGTQAARMAAGLGAEVTVIDRSLPRLRELDDLFAGRVRTRFSTIEAVEDEVFTADVVIGAVLVPGASAPKLVTRAMLKSMRPGAVLVDVAIDQGGCFETSHPTTHTDPTYEVDGVVHYCVANMPGAVPVTSSQALNNATLPFGLMLANKGFAAVLENLHLRNGLNVHRGRITNKAVAESLGLEFAPVESGLAA; encoded by the coding sequence ATGCGCGTCGGTGTGCCCAGGGAGATCAAGGAGCAGGAATATCGCGTCGGGCTCACGCCGGGTGCGGTCCGCGAATATGTTGCGGCCGGGCACCAGGTGACGGTCGAGACCGGCGCCGGCAGCGGCATCGGCGCTCCGGACGAGGTCTATCGGCGGGCAGGGGCCGCGATTGCAGGCAACGCCAGCGACGTCTTCGCCGAGTCCGACATGATCGTGAAGGTGAAGGAACCGCAGAAGAGCGAATGGGCTCAACTCCGCGAAAGCCAGATTCTGTTTACTTATCTCCACCTCGCGCCGGATCCCGAACAGGCCAAGGGCTTGCTCGCTTCTGGCTGCACCGCGATCGCCTATGAAACCGTCACCGACGCGAAAGGTCAGCTCCCCCTGCTCGCGCCAATGAGTGAAGTCGCCGGCCGCCTCGCCATCGAGGCCGCCGGCGCCGCGCTCAGGCGCTCGGCTGGCGGTCGCGGGCTGCTGCTGGGCGGCGTCCCCGGCGTGCAGCCGGCGCGCGTCGTCGTGCTCGGCGGCGGCGTGGTGGGAACGCAGGCCGCGCGCATGGCGGCAGGGCTCGGCGCGGAAGTCACCGTGATCGACCGCTCGTTGCCGAGGCTGCGCGAGCTCGATGATCTCTTCGCAGGACGGGTGCGGACACGCTTCTCAACGATAGAGGCTGTTGAAGACGAAGTGTTCACCGCCGACGTCGTGATCGGCGCGGTGCTGGTGCCGGGCGCGAGCGCACCGAAACTCGTCACGCGCGCGATGCTCAAGTCGATGCGGCCGGGCGCGGTGCTGGTCGATGTCGCGATCGACCAGGGCGGCTGCTTCGAGACCTCGCACCCGACCACGCACACTGATCCGACCTACGAGGTTGACGGCGTCGTGCATTATTGCGTCGCCAACATGCCGGGCGCGGTGCCGGTGACGTCGAGCCAGGCACTGAACAACGCGACGCTACCGTTCGGATTGATGCTCGCGAACAAAGGTTTTGCAGCGGTGCTGGAAAATCTGCATCTGCGCAACGGGCTCAATGTTCATCGCGGCCGCATCACCAACAAAGCGGTGGCGGAAAGTCTCGGGCTCGAATTCGCGCCGGTGGAGAGCGGGCTCGCGGCCTGA
- a CDS encoding DsbA family protein translates to MPKPRVRVYTDYKSPYAFVANKRLFALEETHGVELDWLPYTLRVAEFMGTVEERTPHFWRKVRYAYMDARRYANVQGLVMKGPRRIYDAFYSSVGMLFAQAHGFFRPYHDTVFRRFWSHELEIDDLAEITGVITACGGSASAFESYVHGPARAEHDRIIDEAEALGVFGVPTMVFNGELFWGGDRIDMLIERIEKPETIEAALGSRYRKPA, encoded by the coding sequence ATGCCCAAGCCGCGCGTCCGCGTCTACACCGACTACAAGAGCCCCTACGCGTTCGTTGCCAACAAGCGCCTGTTCGCGCTCGAGGAAACGCACGGCGTCGAGCTGGATTGGCTGCCCTACACGCTGCGCGTCGCCGAATTCATGGGCACGGTCGAGGAGCGCACGCCGCATTTCTGGCGCAAGGTGCGCTACGCCTATATGGATGCGCGGCGCTATGCCAATGTCCAAGGGCTCGTCATGAAGGGACCGCGGCGGATCTACGACGCCTTCTATTCGAGCGTCGGCATGCTGTTCGCGCAAGCCCACGGCTTCTTCCGCCCCTACCACGACACGGTGTTTCGCCGCTTCTGGAGCCATGAGCTCGAGATCGACGATCTCGCTGAGATCACGGGCGTCATTACCGCGTGCGGCGGATCGGCCAGCGCGTTCGAATCCTACGTTCACGGCCCCGCGCGCGCCGAGCACGACCGCATCATCGACGAGGCCGAGGCGCTCGGCGTGTTCGGCGTGCCGACCATGGTGTTCAACGGCGAGCTGTTCTGGGGCGGCGATCGCATCGATATGCTGATCGAGCGCATCGAGAAGCCCGAGACCATCGAAGCCGCGCTCGGCAGCCGCTACCGTAAGCCCGCCTAG
- a CDS encoding NAD(P)/FAD-dependent oxidoreductase — MNIESPRKPLDLASTIAEGDIRCLLMVLVHMTGDERWLEPPYLPKRDIRLIPDPEAGVPKEVQDEIRAAVVNLFIKGTPKPVITDPGEELLLKMMRACLGENVTPEYAPLMREEMGFVPREARWSEPPSNDKLAQQHVLIVGAGVCAIALGMALGHLGIPYTIVEKNDELGGTWWINRYPGCGVDTPNHSYSYSFGSHNEWTRYFCQREELLGYLQKVAEEYGIRKHLRVNTELTSARWDEGKRRWISTLKTKNGEETFESTALVSAIGQLNDPSRARFKGEEDYKGMILHSAAWSDDIKFDGKHVVVIGTGATAMQLVPAIAGRVASVTVYQRSAQWARPVQGYADPISEGARWLLAHLPFYVQWYRFNMFWRYGDGLLPFLRKDPAWPHPERAVNKGNDRHRQELTDFILTELKDRPDLIAKCVPTYPPYGKRILLDNNWFKTLTRPNVELVTDTIDHFDQDGIVTTDGEHRPADIIVIATGFKVTEMAARLNISGRDGKDLREAWGNDNPTAFLGLTVPDFPNFFCMLGPNSGPAHGGSVIFQSECQSRYISACLVDMIEHDVAAIDVRHDVLDDYVQRVDAEHETMIWTHPGMTTYYRNSSGRVFSAMPWRFVDYWRMTHDPDLGQYRLTKA; from the coding sequence ATGAACATCGAATCTCCACGCAAGCCGCTCGACCTCGCCTCGACGATCGCCGAAGGCGATATCCGCTGCCTCCTGATGGTGCTGGTGCACATGACTGGCGATGAGCGGTGGCTCGAGCCGCCCTATTTGCCCAAGCGCGACATCCGCCTCATTCCCGATCCCGAGGCCGGGGTGCCGAAGGAGGTGCAGGACGAAATCCGCGCCGCTGTCGTCAACCTCTTTATCAAGGGCACACCCAAGCCTGTTATCACCGATCCCGGCGAGGAGCTGCTTCTGAAGATGATGCGCGCCTGCCTTGGCGAGAATGTCACGCCGGAATATGCGCCGCTGATGCGCGAGGAGATGGGGTTTGTGCCGCGCGAGGCTCGCTGGAGCGAGCCCCCCTCGAACGACAAACTCGCGCAGCAACATGTGCTGATCGTCGGCGCCGGCGTCTGCGCCATCGCGCTCGGCATGGCGCTCGGACATCTCGGCATCCCCTACACCATCGTCGAGAAGAACGACGAACTCGGCGGCACCTGGTGGATCAACCGCTATCCCGGCTGCGGCGTCGACACGCCGAACCACTCCTATTCCTATTCCTTCGGCTCGCACAACGAATGGACACGATATTTCTGCCAGCGCGAAGAGCTGCTCGGATATTTGCAGAAGGTCGCCGAGGAATACGGCATCCGCAAGCATCTGCGCGTCAACACCGAGCTGACCTCAGCGCGCTGGGACGAAGGCAAGCGGCGCTGGATCTCGACACTGAAGACGAAGAACGGCGAAGAGACCTTCGAATCCACCGCTCTAGTGTCCGCCATCGGCCAACTCAACGATCCCTCCCGCGCCCGCTTCAAGGGTGAGGAGGATTACAAGGGAATGATCCTGCATTCGGCGGCGTGGTCCGATGACATCAAGTTCGACGGCAAACATGTCGTCGTGATCGGCACCGGCGCCACCGCGATGCAGCTCGTGCCGGCAATCGCAGGCCGCGTCGCTTCCGTCACGGTCTACCAGCGCAGTGCGCAATGGGCGCGGCCGGTGCAGGGCTATGCCGATCCGATCAGCGAGGGCGCGCGCTGGCTGCTCGCGCATCTGCCGTTTTATGTGCAGTGGTATCGCTTCAACATGTTCTGGCGCTATGGCGACGGGCTCTTGCCGTTCCTGCGCAAGGACCCGGCCTGGCCGCATCCCGAGCGCGCCGTCAACAAAGGCAACGACCGGCATCGCCAGGAATTGACCGACTTCATCCTCACCGAACTGAAGGACCGGCCTGACCTGATCGCGAAATGCGTGCCGACCTACCCGCCCTATGGCAAGCGCATCCTGCTCGACAACAACTGGTTCAAGACGTTGACGCGGCCCAATGTCGAGCTCGTCACCGACACCATCGACCATTTCGACCAGGACGGCATCGTGACCACGGATGGCGAACACCGTCCCGCCGACATCATCGTGATCGCGACCGGCTTCAAGGTCACGGAGATGGCGGCGCGCCTCAACATCAGCGGTCGTGACGGCAAAGACCTGCGCGAGGCCTGGGGCAACGACAACCCGACCGCATTCCTCGGCCTCACCGTGCCCGATTTCCCCAACTTTTTCTGCATGCTGGGTCCGAACTCGGGGCCTGCCCACGGCGGCAGCGTCATCTTCCAGTCGGAATGCCAGAGCCGCTACATCTCCGCCTGTCTGGTCGACATGATCGAGCACGACGTCGCCGCGATCGACGTCCGCCATGATGTGCTCGATGATTATGTCCAAAGGGTCGATGCCGAGCACGAGACCATGATCTGGACCCATCCGGGCATGACGACGTACTATCGCAACAGCAGCGGCCGCGTGTTCTCGGCAATGCCCTGGCGGTTCGTGGATTACTGGCGGATGACGCATGACCCAGATCTGGGGCAGTACAGACTGACGAAGGCGTAG
- a CDS encoding TetR/AcrR family transcriptional regulator, producing the protein MTQADATAKVTKLNRVERNAWTKQKIFDAATRVVGKYGYAEASVARITEQAGVAQGTFYNHFENRQELLDQLLPKIGLDMVEFIRARTGTENAARQEIERFSAFFDFIREVPEFLRILNEAEFFAPIGYQKHLDNISTAYVRILRRARLAGDIDDYSDEEFEAIVHMLMGSRGYLSRRYSYSADGVTAVPDHVISAYRKLMTRGLFNASGDQETP; encoded by the coding sequence ATGACGCAAGCAGACGCCACGGCCAAGGTGACGAAGCTCAACCGCGTCGAGCGCAACGCCTGGACCAAGCAGAAGATTTTTGATGCCGCGACCAGGGTCGTCGGCAAGTATGGCTATGCCGAAGCCTCCGTCGCCCGCATCACCGAACAGGCCGGCGTCGCCCAAGGCACCTTCTACAATCATTTCGAGAACCGCCAGGAGCTGCTCGACCAGCTTCTGCCGAAAATCGGTCTCGACATGGTCGAATTCATCCGCGCCCGCACCGGCACCGAGAATGCGGCGCGCCAGGAAATCGAGCGCTTCTCCGCCTTCTTCGACTTCATTCGCGAGGTGCCGGAATTCTTGCGCATCCTCAACGAGGCAGAGTTCTTTGCGCCAATCGGCTACCAGAAGCATCTGGACAACATCTCGACCGCCTATGTCCGCATCCTGCGCCGCGCCCGGCTTGCCGGCGACATCGACGACTACAGCGACGAGGAGTTCGAGGCGATCGTCCACATGCTGATGGGCTCGCGGGGCTATCTCAGCCGCCGCTACTCCTATTCGGCCGACGGCGTCACCGCCGTGCCCGACCACGTCATCTCCGCCTATCGCAAGCTGATGACGCGCGGCCTCTTCAACGCATCCGGAGATCAGGAAACGCCATGA
- a CDS encoding AMP-binding protein: protein MINLSSFIAFYARRTPDRPALKYRGEEISYAVFDARIRNVAGWLAAQGIGAGDVVAVLMKNSAAFLELVFATSHLGAVFLPINFRLSRDEVGYIAGNAGARLLITDEELAANAAGAQVAVLDEAAQQSVTRLAGDVSPAPMHVRRPSDLMRLMYTSGTTDRPKGVMLTYDNFYWKSADQTIALGLSAETRLLVVGPLYHVGALDLPGIAVLWHGGFISIQRNFEPETALSVIAEDKINAAWFAPVMTTAMLTCPTRGRYDVSSLKWAIGGGEKTPEGRIRAFSEFFRNARYIDAYGLTETVGGDTFMEAGREIEKIGSTGRAIAHVEIEIRDDAGKTLPPNVDGEICLRGPKITRGYWRDPEKTAAAFFGDWFRSGDVGYLDEEGFLFLTDRKKDMIISGGENIASSEVERVIYELSGVREVAVIGLRDARWGERPVAIVVLSEGATLELPALTEHCRARLASFKVPKQLVIRDSLPRNPSGKILKRVLRAELETSE from the coding sequence ATGATCAATTTGTCGAGCTTCATCGCCTTTTATGCCCGGCGCACGCCGGACCGGCCTGCGCTGAAATACCGCGGCGAGGAGATCTCCTACGCGGTCTTCGACGCGCGCATTCGAAACGTCGCCGGCTGGCTCGCCGCGCAGGGCATCGGCGCCGGCGATGTCGTGGCTGTGTTGATGAAGAACAGCGCGGCGTTCCTTGAGCTGGTGTTCGCCACCAGCCATCTCGGCGCGGTGTTCTTGCCGATCAACTTCCGCCTCTCGCGCGATGAGGTCGGCTACATTGCCGGCAATGCCGGCGCGCGGCTGTTGATCACCGATGAGGAATTGGCAGCGAATGCCGCAGGCGCGCAAGTCGCCGTGCTCGACGAGGCCGCGCAGCAGAGCGTCACACGCCTAGCTGGCGACGTGTCGCCCGCGCCGATGCATGTACGCCGGCCGTCCGACCTGATGCGGCTGATGTACACCTCGGGCACGACCGACCGCCCCAAGGGCGTGATGCTTACTTACGATAATTTCTACTGGAAGTCGGCCGACCAGACGATTGCGCTGGGCCTGAGCGCCGAGACGCGCCTCCTCGTCGTCGGGCCGCTCTATCACGTCGGCGCGCTCGACCTGCCCGGCATCGCCGTGCTCTGGCATGGTGGCTTCATCTCGATCCAGCGCAATTTCGAGCCGGAGACTGCGCTTTCCGTGATCGCCGAGGACAAAATCAACGCGGCGTGGTTTGCGCCTGTCATGACCACCGCAATGCTCACGTGCCCCACCCGCGGCCGCTACGATGTCTCCAGCCTGAAATGGGCGATTGGCGGCGGTGAGAAGACGCCGGAGGGGCGCATCCGCGCCTTCTCGGAGTTCTTCCGCAATGCGCGCTACATCGACGCTTATGGCCTCACCGAAACCGTCGGCGGCGACACCTTCATGGAGGCCGGCCGCGAGATCGAGAAGATCGGCTCGACCGGCCGCGCCATCGCCCACGTGGAGATTGAAATCCGCGACGACGCCGGCAAAACGCTACCTCCGAACGTCGACGGTGAGATCTGCTTGCGCGGGCCAAAAATCACGCGCGGCTATTGGAGGGATCCGGAGAAGACGGCGGCTGCCTTCTTCGGCGACTGGTTCCGCAGCGGCGACGTCGGCTATCTCGACGAGGAAGGCTTTCTGTTTCTGACCGACCGCAAGAAGGACATGATCATCTCCGGCGGTGAGAACATCGCCTCCTCCGAGGTCGAGCGCGTCATCTACGAGCTATCAGGGGTGCGCGAGGTCGCCGTGATCGGCCTGCGCGATGCGCGCTGGGGCGAGCGACCGGTCGCGATCGTCGTGCTGTCCGAAGGCGCTACGCTCGAGCTCCCTGCCCTCACCGAGCACTGCCGCGCGCGGCTTGCGAGCTTCAAGGTGCCGAAGCAGCTCGTCATCCGCGACAGCCTGCCGCGCAACCCGAGCGGAAAGATCCTCAAACGCGTACTTCGCGCCGAGCTGGAGACTTCTGAATGA